One part of the Sulfolobus tengchongensis genome encodes these proteins:
- a CDS encoding type II secretion system F family protein — MSERKLKLANIISYDFLFLVVLSGLLDLIITLFRQHFLDVMSNFFQYIVVNPAIALGDALGFLLVLQALLLGLFIGGIVVLSITFAINYSRIRSEFEEGVPLSTILQSRIITSSRLSVIANWIRERTEQYIKASAELISPTEVGIKYTAYFLISILVIIPISLTLSLATLSPLPFILLCVPLFFIIYPEQKYKSKAREMRENIQDEIPFFVTLITIVNASGTTIYEGIKKIIEFPIFKAMKKEALLILRDVDFFGKSPLDALEHRAKLTLNRDYSWFLSGYTSILRSGGDIEAYLFQKAREFLNWLQFRWRFYSERTSFLGELIVILFLIFPMFLIALAFFTSGAVISFLLVIPILFGTILYAITVNNRPRYMDNLGLNVIQLLLAFALTLIVGGLIEIFINKIYYAIGLGLLTFSLILTIFVQNQIREINDVENSLPQFLRDITEFRKIGYDLSRAIKTLASEKKYRREFNRILDELVKQDSMGIPITRARINTRSWLGKFALTTVQILIESGTVRPDLLEYLTEFTLNFVESKKEAFSRMRAYQVLGILTPILLIVTILIAIVIIGSFSIISVPTSNIGISQFPNIINQLILLPTTVIQMFTFIIISTFTIGLLVTKALYGTVQYMLMPTIGVALALLSIHSFNVIEPIVLKFFSI, encoded by the coding sequence TTGAGCGAGAGAAAGCTTAAATTAGCTAACATAATCTCGTATGATTTCCTATTTCTAGTTGTACTTTCTGGTTTATTAGACTTAATTATAACTTTATTTAGACAACACTTCCTAGACGTTATGTCGAATTTCTTTCAATATATTGTAGTAAATCCGGCAATAGCGTTAGGAGACGCATTAGGCTTCTTATTAGTTCTTCAGGCACTACTTTTAGGTTTGTTTATCGGTGGAATAGTCGTATTAAGTATTACATTTGCAATAAACTATAGTAGGATTAGGAGTGAGTTTGAAGAAGGCGTGCCATTATCGACAATTTTACAATCTAGGATTATCACAAGCAGTAGACTAAGCGTAATTGCAAATTGGATAAGAGAACGAACTGAACAATATATAAAAGCGAGCGCTGAATTAATTAGCCCGACCGAGGTTGGAATAAAATATACGGCCTACTTTCTTATATCAATACTAGTAATAATACCAATATCCCTTACACTTAGCTTAGCAACATTATCACCTTTACCTTTCATATTATTGTGCGTACCGTTATTTTTTATCATTTATCCGGAACAGAAATACAAGAGTAAGGCTAGAGAAATGAGGGAAAATATACAAGACGAAATACCGTTTTTTGTTACATTAATTACAATAGTTAACGCAAGTGGTACAACAATATATGAAGGGATAAAGAAGATTATAGAATTTCCAATCTTTAAGGCAATGAAAAAGGAAGCCTTACTTATTTTAAGAGATGTGGATTTCTTTGGAAAATCTCCTCTTGATGCGCTGGAACATAGAGCTAAGCTAACTCTAAATAGAGATTATTCTTGGTTTTTATCTGGTTATACTTCAATTCTAAGAAGTGGTGGGGATATTGAAGCTTATCTATTTCAGAAGGCTAGGGAATTCCTTAATTGGTTACAATTCAGATGGCGATTTTACTCTGAAAGAACGTCATTCCTGGGAGAACTAATAGTGATTCTATTTTTAATATTCCCAATGTTCCTAATAGCGTTGGCTTTCTTTACAAGTGGTGCAGTTATATCGTTCTTGTTGGTAATACCTATATTATTCGGTACAATCTTGTACGCAATAACTGTAAACAATAGACCCAGATACATGGATAACTTAGGACTTAACGTAATTCAGTTATTATTAGCATTTGCATTAACACTTATTGTAGGAGGTTTAATAGAAATATTCATTAATAAAATTTATTACGCAATAGGGCTAGGTTTACTAACGTTTTCTCTTATACTCACAATATTTGTCCAGAATCAGATAAGAGAGATTAACGATGTCGAAAATTCCTTACCACAATTTTTAAGAGACATTACTGAGTTCAGGAAAATAGGATATGATTTATCCAGAGCGATCAAAACTTTAGCTAGTGAGAAAAAATATAGAAGAGAGTTCAATAGGATTTTAGATGAGTTGGTCAAGCAAGATTCCATGGGAATACCCATAACTAGAGCTAGAATAAATACTAGAAGTTGGCTTGGCAAATTTGCACTAACCACAGTTCAAATCCTAATAGAAAGTGGTACTGTAAGACCAGACTTATTAGAATATTTAACAGAATTCACACTTAACTTCGTTGAGTCAAAAAAGGAGGCTTTCTCCAGAATGCGTGCCTATCAAGTTTTAGGAATTTTAACACCAATCTTATTAATAGTTACAATACTAATAGCTATAGTAATTATAGGCTCATTTTCAATAATAAGCGTGCCAACTAGTAATATAGGAATATCACAGTTTCCTAATATTATTAACCAGCTTATATTATTGCCAACAACCGTGATTCAAATGTTCACATTCATTATCATATCAACGTTTACTATTGGATTACTGGTTACAAAAGCATTATACGGCACTGTACAATATATGTTAATGCCGACTATAGGAGTAGCTCTTGCTTTACTATCCATACATTCCTTTAACGTTATTGAACCAATAGTTCTAAAATTCTTCTCGATCTAA
- a CDS encoding metalloregulator ArsR/SmtB family transcription factor codes for MEPLLTELESLFDALSDRTRLSIVLFLLDKKEANIDEISKHLGKSQSLISHHMACLRNCGIVKVRKEGKFSYYSISSEEIIELIRIAMNHVKKYSQSILACDVITEEKELNITKT; via the coding sequence GTGGAGCCATTACTTACTGAATTAGAATCGCTTTTCGATGCATTATCTGATAGAACTAGGTTAAGTATAGTCTTATTTCTATTAGATAAAAAGGAAGCAAATATAGATGAAATATCGAAACACTTAGGAAAATCGCAGTCCTTAATATCGCATCATATGGCTTGCTTAAGAAATTGTGGGATAGTAAAAGTTAGAAAAGAAGGAAAATTTTCATATTATTCAATATCTAGTGAAGAAATAATCGAGTTAATAAGAATTGCCATGAATCACGTTAAAAAATACAGTCAATCAATTTTAGCATGTGACGTTATAACGGAAGAAAAAGAACTTAATATCACAAAAACCTAA
- the nagA gene encoding N-acetylglucosamine-6-phosphate deacetylase: protein MTKCIRGLELITPFEDFRDDIVISDGIIQRIGSQICNDEIKVPKGKYIIPGLIDIHTHGIGGVLINEINDISGYERIRDLYYSHGITTFIPTTISENTERLFHIAKILYEAKSVGIHLEGPLINPNKAGAHKFFTNRINDQILEISKLFKIKRITIASEILSDKEIEILVDNFQVSLGHTDADANEARRAMGLGATSVTHLFNAMRQFHHRDPGIVGISLNTPIYAEIIPDLIHVNESVIEMVSKLKRDRLILVSDSLQASGLGKGEFSLYGEKIICNEACFSQDGKLVGSSITLDEGVRRLSKIIGLKDAIKYATYSPASLFNLKSGQIAKGYMADLVVLDEDFNVLMTLKDGNIVFFSTFKNS, encoded by the coding sequence ATGACTAAGTGTATTAGAGGATTAGAATTAATAACACCGTTTGAAGATTTTCGTGATGATATAGTTATATCAGATGGAATAATACAGAGAATTGGTAGTCAGATATGTAATGACGAAATAAAGGTTCCCAAAGGTAAGTATATAATTCCCGGCTTAATAGATATTCATACTCATGGTATTGGTGGAGTACTTATTAATGAAATTAATGATATCAGTGGCTACGAAAGGATTAGAGATCTGTACTATTCCCACGGTATAACCACATTCATTCCTACAACCATTTCTGAAAATACAGAAAGGTTATTTCATATAGCAAAGATCTTATACGAAGCTAAAAGTGTAGGAATACATCTAGAGGGTCCTCTTATAAATCCGAATAAAGCTGGCGCTCACAAGTTTTTTACAAATAGAATAAATGATCAGATTTTGGAAATATCCAAATTATTTAAGATAAAGAGGATAACTATAGCTTCTGAAATATTGAGTGATAAAGAAATAGAAATTTTAGTGGATAATTTTCAAGTTTCTTTAGGTCATACCGATGCAGATGCAAACGAGGCAAGAAGAGCTATGGGATTGGGTGCAACTTCCGTAACTCATTTGTTTAACGCCATGAGGCAATTTCATCATAGAGATCCCGGTATTGTAGGCATCTCATTAAATACGCCAATCTATGCTGAGATTATTCCGGATTTAATACACGTAAATGAATCTGTAATCGAAATGGTTAGTAAGTTAAAAAGGGATAGGCTAATATTAGTATCAGATTCGTTGCAAGCTTCAGGTCTAGGGAAGGGAGAGTTCTCGCTATATGGGGAAAAGATTATATGTAATGAGGCGTGTTTTTCTCAAGACGGTAAATTAGTTGGTAGTAGTATAACGTTAGATGAGGGTGTAAGGAGATTAAGTAAGATAATTGGACTAAAAGATGCTATAAAATACGCTACTTATTCGCCAGCTTCGTTATTTAACTTAAAGTCCGGGCAAATAGCCAAGGGATATATGGCAGATCTCGTGGTGTTGGATGAAGATTTTAATGTACTTATGACGTTAAAAGATGGTAATATAGTCTTCTTCTCAACTTTTAAAAATTCATGA
- a CDS encoding glycoside hydrolase family 116 protein translates to MMKIEKYFGVPLGAIGTGKINFYPDLTIDDITIMNNWSNPLRRIRGFHIVTFMDKEPIFLQTNPGKNVETPPRYTYVKELEMNVEFPVIRYLSPLADIEVYSILIKNDIKNSSLPVIKFKIKGKGKFAISFPNIVGSKRAGRVNIAYNGKINGVLMKNERASVVDPAYGEIFLGCVGCEIITNFAYYKPAKIGMTEDITYFYDLKEYTEKYTIKPYAREEIGGIVYKEIDGEDTFILSWYFNGRPHHYPYGHYYENFFNDSIDVAEYALALEPDLGIDEKEEWLRDSLTNSLYILTSNTWLTKDGRFAVYEDPYISKLMNTIGSMTFDGLGFTLLQLYRDLIINADTYFINYVNKGETPHDIGEESIEDPIYGASYPYWWTDLGPTLILMLYRDYLFTSRREILESNYDKIKEIIDWLMKKDLDNDCIPDSKGGYDNSYDGTHMYGASSYVASMFLCALTAFIRISEILDIKIEDKYFKFLECGKKTFDSLWNGNYFILWKRKYDENRSCLNSQLLGQFWCDILGLPSITDDVKINTALKSIYELNFKASKYCLSNAVREDGSIDTSTGQLRSCWPRVSFAIASHMILRGMVKEGLEIAKREWNTIKDLNPFDQSSRIDAIDGKYVGLMSYIGSTSIWLVKLALDKISSF, encoded by the coding sequence ATGATGAAGATAGAGAAATACTTCGGCGTTCCACTAGGTGCTATAGGCACGGGCAAAATAAACTTTTACCCTGACCTAACGATTGATGATATAACTATTATGAATAACTGGTCAAACCCACTTAGACGAATTAGAGGTTTTCATATAGTAACATTTATGGATAAGGAACCGATATTTCTACAAACTAATCCCGGGAAAAATGTAGAAACTCCACCACGATATACATATGTTAAAGAATTAGAAATGAATGTCGAATTTCCGGTAATTAGATATTTATCGCCATTAGCTGATATAGAAGTTTACTCAATTTTGATTAAAAATGATATTAAAAATTCCTCACTTCCAGTTATCAAGTTTAAAATAAAAGGAAAGGGAAAATTCGCTATTTCATTTCCAAATATAGTTGGAAGCAAAAGAGCGGGAAGAGTAAATATTGCATACAATGGCAAAATAAATGGTGTCTTGATGAAGAATGAGAGAGCTTCAGTAGTAGATCCTGCTTACGGGGAAATATTTTTGGGTTGTGTAGGATGTGAAATCATAACAAATTTCGCATATTATAAGCCAGCTAAAATCGGAATGACAGAGGATATTACTTATTTTTACGACTTAAAAGAGTATACTGAAAAATATACCATAAAGCCTTATGCTCGAGAGGAGATAGGCGGAATAGTTTATAAAGAAATAGACGGAGAGGACACTTTCATTTTATCTTGGTACTTTAATGGTCGACCACATCACTACCCTTATGGTCATTATTACGAGAATTTCTTTAACGATTCCATAGATGTTGCAGAATATGCTCTCGCTCTAGAACCAGATTTAGGAATAGATGAAAAAGAAGAATGGTTGAGAGATAGTCTAACCAACAGCCTTTACATACTAACTTCTAATACTTGGCTAACAAAGGACGGAAGGTTTGCAGTTTATGAAGACCCTTACATAAGCAAACTAATGAATACCATTGGATCTATGACATTTGATGGTTTAGGGTTTACTCTGTTACAGCTTTATAGGGATTTGATTATCAATGCGGATACCTATTTCATAAACTATGTAAACAAGGGTGAAACACCTCATGATATCGGAGAAGAAAGTATAGAAGATCCAATATATGGTGCATCCTATCCTTATTGGTGGACTGATTTAGGACCTACATTAATATTAATGCTATATCGGGATTACTTATTTACGTCAAGAAGGGAAATTCTAGAGAGTAATTACGATAAAATAAAAGAAATCATAGACTGGCTAATGAAAAAGGATCTAGATAACGATTGTATACCAGATTCTAAGGGTGGTTATGATAACTCGTATGATGGAACCCACATGTATGGAGCTTCATCATATGTGGCTTCAATGTTTCTCTGTGCTTTAACAGCATTTATTAGAATTTCTGAAATATTGGACATAAAGATCGAAGATAAGTATTTTAAATTTTTAGAATGTGGCAAAAAGACCTTTGATTCACTATGGAACGGCAATTATTTTATACTATGGAAAAGAAAGTATGATGAGAATAGATCTTGTTTAAACTCGCAGTTACTAGGGCAGTTTTGGTGTGATATATTAGGATTACCATCAATCACTGATGATGTTAAAATTAACACTGCTTTAAAGAGTATTTATGAGCTCAACTTTAAGGCATCAAAATATTGCTTATCAAACGCTGTTAGAGAAGATGGAAGTATTGACACTTCAACGGGCCAATTAAGATCTTGTTGGCCTAGAGTTTCATTTGCGATAGCATCACACATGATTTTAAGGGGAATGGTAAAGGAGGGTTTGGAAATAGCCAAGAGAGAGTGGAATACCATAAAAGATCTAAATCCATTTGATCAATCTTCCAGAATAGATGCAATTGATGGAAAGTACGTCGGGCTAATGTCCTATATTGGAAGCACGTCCATTTGGTTAGTTAAGTTAGCGTTGGATAAAATTTCATCTTTTTAG
- a CDS encoding DUF504 domain-containing protein: MRIKDAINMIIWKYPDKLHDYVVIIKDRLADKGLKEIYFNEIERVDNYYLYLKGNEDIVIPLHRVLMIRRKSDNATIWKRGD; encoded by the coding sequence ATGAGAATTAAGGATGCCATAAACATGATTATATGGAAGTACCCTGATAAATTGCATGATTACGTAGTTATTATAAAGGATAGATTAGCAGATAAAGGGCTGAAAGAGATTTATTTTAATGAAATTGAGAGGGTAGATAATTATTATTTATACTTGAAAGGTAATGAGGATATTGTAATTCCTCTGCATAGAGTTCTTATGATTAGGAGAAAAAGTGATAACGCGACCATATGGAAACGTGGAGATTAA
- a CDS encoding transcriptional regulator — MVNLRLNVNNVSDLKCENCGVKLNEDNVYIRIINGKEHYFCCSHCADNYEARIK; from the coding sequence ATGGTAAACCTCAGATTAAATGTAAATAATGTAAGTGATTTAAAATGTGAGAATTGTGGTGTTAAATTAAATGAAGATAATGTTTATATTAGGATAATTAATGGTAAAGAGCACTACTTCTGCTGTAGTCATTGCGCAGATAACTACGAGGCAAGAATCAAATGA
- a CDS encoding zinc ribbon domain-containing protein yields MPKQCPRCGYVNVDTANYCLNCGYQLLSSYPLSAPPPSQPSRTTLAFDIFTRNLSIIVPAVIMLIIEIVLVAILGAITAGVGLISPIAFTVVGLISSIILSIISSILFIGTVHTTVYMAQDAIRNVQPNLNASFYSARSSLSRLSVIAVILVVLGILLGISRSLTLTWIIVGLVGVLLYIISASIVLNRTMTITEAINWYSRAFNQDAISSLIILIGSIISLIPVLNLFAIPYTSILTYLMVRDIS; encoded by the coding sequence ATGCCTAAACAATGCCCTAGATGTGGATATGTAAATGTTGATACTGCAAATTATTGTTTAAATTGCGGATATCAACTACTATCATCGTATCCTTTATCAGCTCCACCACCATCGCAACCTAGTAGGACAACTTTAGCTTTTGATATCTTTACAAGGAATCTTTCAATAATAGTACCTGCTGTAATTATGCTAATTATAGAAATAGTTTTGGTTGCGATCTTAGGTGCGATTACCGCTGGAGTAGGTTTAATCTCGCCAATAGCCTTTACGGTCGTAGGGCTAATAAGTAGCATAATATTAAGTATAATAAGCTCAATTCTCTTCATTGGTACAGTTCACACTACTGTATATATGGCTCAAGATGCTATAAGAAATGTGCAACCGAACCTTAATGCTTCATTTTATAGCGCAAGAAGTAGTTTAAGTAGATTATCTGTTATTGCAGTGATATTAGTAGTGCTGGGAATATTGCTGGGAATAAGCAGATCTTTAACGTTAACATGGATAATAGTAGGATTAGTTGGAGTATTATTGTATATAATTTCAGCATCTATAGTATTAAATAGGACAATGACTATCACAGAGGCGATAAATTGGTATTCGAGAGCATTTAATCAAGATGCGATAAGTTCACTGATAATATTAATAGGTTCAATCATTAGTCTAATACCAGTGCTTAATCTTTTCGCAATTCCATACACTTCGATTCTAACTTATTTAATGGTAAGAGATATCAGCTAA
- a CDS encoding M1 family metallopeptidase, producing the protein MLNIERYEIFLDFNGYNYDGIEKITLTSTEEKLELDSVNLQIESVKADGKDVQFKVEGEKLIVYSSVKRELEIRFKGKASENSILGIYVAPYNGKGMITTQFEAIYARRFIPCFDHPALKARFRLSVRVDRGLRVISNMPVESVEDSGGGKVVYHFQETPRMSTYLLYLGIGEFEEIVDESKRPTIIVATTPGKVQRGRFSMDVARKVIDFYEKYYEIPYQLPKVHLIQVPDFAAGAMENWGAITFRETALLADDSSSVYQRFRVAEVVAHELAHQWFGNLVTLKWWDDLWLNESFATFMSYKSLKSIFPQWDSEGHLIYSETLSALEDDSLSTTHPIEAHVKDPHEIEQMFDNISYGKGASILRMIEAYVGEENFRRGVVDYLNSFKFGNAEGKDLWNSISKVTGKDIGLIMSDWITKPGYPVVFVSVNDGIIRLYQKRFTLLNYNLSEIYKIPLTYEVNGRFNTFLLDKESAEIDFREEKINSIKVNVSRTGFYRVFYDPLELVFSSKLNTYEELGLVNDYWNFLLADMVDVKTYFGVVNRFINTSNSFTSREIASQLLTLYYVTRKQYGKDFLSNQMRVFKKARDDLGRLAYSSIVKTLAILDEDFALGLSVLFDYYDSVDSNIKEAVAISYAITTNDFNTLFEKYSRYNIDEEKNRMLSAIVSIRDKSVVDKVFSMVFNRTIKAQDVRFTISSLIHNPYVREEACGYLQDNFAKVKDFVTTVYGGPWGLGSIVRGMIMCGVDKPDEIVDFLEKIKYKEIERPVRESIEWIKIYSRLKQKFSQL; encoded by the coding sequence ATGCTTAACATAGAAAGGTATGAGATTTTTCTGGATTTTAATGGATATAATTACGATGGTATAGAGAAAATAACCCTAACCTCCACTGAAGAAAAACTGGAATTGGATAGCGTAAATCTCCAAATTGAAAGTGTAAAGGCTGACGGTAAAGACGTTCAGTTTAAAGTAGAAGGTGAAAAACTAATTGTGTATAGTAGTGTAAAAAGGGAACTAGAAATAAGATTTAAGGGAAAGGCTTCGGAGAACTCAATTCTAGGTATTTATGTTGCTCCTTATAATGGTAAGGGCATGATTACAACTCAATTTGAGGCAATATATGCGAGAAGATTTATTCCTTGTTTTGATCATCCCGCTTTGAAGGCTAGGTTTAGGTTGAGTGTTAGGGTTGATAGGGGTTTGAGGGTGATATCTAATATGCCTGTTGAGAGTGTTGAGGATAGTGGTGGGGGTAAGGTTGTTTATCATTTTCAAGAGACTCCTAGGATGTCAACTTACCTCTTATACTTGGGGATTGGTGAGTTTGAGGAGATTGTGGATGAGAGTAAGAGGCCAACAATAATAGTTGCAACCACACCGGGGAAAGTACAGAGAGGGAGATTTTCAATGGATGTAGCTAGAAAGGTAATTGACTTCTACGAGAAATACTACGAAATACCTTACCAATTACCAAAAGTACATCTAATACAAGTTCCAGATTTCGCAGCTGGTGCTATGGAGAATTGGGGGGCTATTACTTTTAGGGAGACTGCTTTGTTGGCTGATGATTCTTCTTCTGTTTATCAGAGGTTTAGGGTTGCTGAGGTTGTTGCTCATGAGTTGGCTCATCAGTGGTTTGGTAATTTGGTGACTTTGAAGTGGTGGGATGATTTGTGGTTAAACGAAAGCTTCGCAACATTCATGAGTTACAAAAGTCTAAAGTCCATATTTCCTCAATGGGATAGTGAGGGTCACCTAATATATAGTGAAACGCTAAGTGCATTAGAGGATGACTCTTTATCAACTACTCATCCCATAGAAGCTCACGTTAAAGACCCACATGAAATCGAACAGATGTTTGACAACATTAGTTATGGTAAGGGAGCGAGTATTCTCAGAATGATTGAGGCTTATGTGGGCGAGGAGAACTTCAGAAGAGGCGTAGTGGATTACTTAAATTCTTTTAAATTTGGAAACGCTGAAGGCAAGGATTTGTGGAATTCAATTTCTAAAGTTACTGGCAAGGATATAGGTCTGATAATGTCTGATTGGATAACTAAGCCAGGATATCCTGTGGTATTCGTTAGCGTAAATGATGGTATAATCAGATTATATCAAAAAAGATTTACATTACTTAATTATAATTTATCAGAGATTTACAAGATACCGCTTACATATGAGGTTAATGGGAGATTTAATACTTTTCTTTTGGATAAAGAAAGTGCTGAAATAGACTTTCGTGAAGAAAAAATAAATAGTATTAAGGTGAACGTGAGTAGAACTGGGTTCTATAGGGTATTCTATGATCCTCTTGAATTGGTATTCTCATCTAAACTCAACACCTATGAAGAATTGGGTTTAGTTAATGATTATTGGAATTTCCTATTGGCTGACATGGTAGACGTAAAAACGTATTTTGGCGTAGTTAATAGATTCATCAATACTTCGAACTCTTTCACATCCAGGGAGATCGCATCTCAACTTCTAACCTTGTATTACGTTACTAGGAAACAATATGGAAAGGATTTCCTATCAAATCAGATGAGAGTTTTTAAGAAAGCTAGAGACGACTTAGGAAGGTTAGCTTACTCGTCTATAGTGAAAACCTTAGCGATACTAGATGAGGATTTCGCATTAGGATTATCAGTATTATTTGATTACTATGATAGTGTAGATAGTAATATAAAGGAGGCAGTTGCTATATCCTATGCTATAACAACAAACGACTTTAACACCTTATTTGAAAAATATAGTAGATATAATATTGATGAAGAGAAAAATAGAATGTTAAGTGCTATAGTGTCAATACGTGACAAATCAGTTGTAGATAAAGTGTTTTCAATGGTGTTTAATAGAACAATAAAGGCTCAAGATGTTAGGTTCACAATCTCGTCATTAATTCATAATCCATACGTGAGGGAGGAAGCGTGTGGATACCTACAAGATAATTTTGCTAAGGTAAAGGATTTCGTGACTACTGTTTATGGAGGTCCTTGGGGTTTAGGATCGATTGTCAGAGGTATGATAATGTGTGGAGTCGATAAACCAGATGAAATTGTTGATTTCCTCGAAAAAATTAAATATAAAGAAATTGAAAGACCAGTTAGAGAGTCTATTGAGTGGATAAAAATATACTCAAGGCTAAAGCAGAAATTCTCACAATTATAG
- a CDS encoding type II/IV secretion system ATPase subunit translates to MALIGKKRSNNKFEELSYYLQSFDESGLITLRANTENYNVIDQYTIPPYDVEIYIAEKDGIGYYLINEPLLDQRENRILMAILDGLIYSPSNAVSNKNIDLSKLQDEVLKIAAKLGVIGDVKRNLRKFMYYITREIKYSVIQPPMSDPYIEEIELVSPNTPVSVVHSRHSEWPRLETNIVLGSELKVRRLIERLASLGGRSVSTAIPLQDFMLPEGHRVAVSYGEEISRGTTFNIRKFPEKPLTIIDLIYNYGTLSELMAVYLWIIAEAKLFTFLVGPTGSGKTTALNALLMLLNPLAKYLTIEDTPELKLPHKYWIQFYTRPSTYEGGKDISFYDLVRLSLRYRPDYIIVGEVRGKEIEWLVQAVASGHGGLTTFHGSNHVDLITRISGLLGPEMSLQFKQLISVVATIKRIESDNKKMNRKIVSIVENIGDEFKEVFRYDYDRKDFFPHDIKEINSVQLERARELLGWSKERLYTEVKNRVLLLRGLAEKGIKDYEDLAKELVKYYTSNGDSIEREKA, encoded by the coding sequence ATGGCACTTATTGGTAAAAAGAGATCAAATAATAAATTTGAAGAATTGTCTTATTACCTTCAGTCGTTTGACGAATCTGGACTTATTACACTAAGGGCTAATACTGAAAATTATAACGTTATAGACCAATATACCATACCTCCATATGACGTTGAGATATACATTGCTGAAAAAGATGGAATAGGTTACTACTTAATTAATGAACCCTTACTCGATCAGAGGGAAAATAGAATTCTTATGGCGATATTGGATGGCCTAATATACTCACCCTCAAATGCGGTATCGAATAAGAATATTGATTTGTCTAAATTACAAGATGAAGTACTGAAAATCGCGGCAAAGTTAGGAGTTATAGGCGACGTTAAAAGAAATTTAAGGAAATTCATGTATTATATTACACGAGAAATAAAATATTCAGTTATACAACCTCCCATGAGTGACCCTTACATAGAGGAAATAGAATTAGTATCTCCAAATACTCCCGTTTCAGTAGTCCATAGTAGACATAGTGAATGGCCTAGATTAGAAACGAATATTGTGCTTGGAAGCGAATTAAAAGTGAGGAGATTAATAGAAAGACTTGCATCTTTAGGCGGGAGAAGTGTAAGTACCGCAATTCCCCTACAAGATTTTATGTTACCGGAGGGTCACAGAGTAGCAGTAAGTTATGGCGAAGAAATTAGCAGAGGTACAACATTTAATATAAGAAAATTTCCGGAGAAACCTTTAACAATAATAGATCTAATATACAATTACGGCACGTTAAGTGAATTAATGGCAGTTTACTTATGGATAATAGCTGAGGCGAAATTATTCACATTTCTTGTAGGCCCAACTGGCAGTGGGAAAACTACTGCGTTAAACGCTCTTTTGATGCTGTTAAACCCCTTAGCGAAATACTTAACCATAGAGGATACTCCAGAATTAAAATTACCCCATAAATATTGGATACAATTTTATACGAGACCATCTACCTATGAAGGTGGGAAGGATATAAGCTTTTATGATTTAGTTAGACTCTCACTTAGATATAGACCGGATTACATAATAGTGGGAGAGGTAAGGGGAAAGGAAATCGAATGGCTAGTGCAAGCTGTCGCCAGCGGTCATGGTGGTCTTACAACTTTTCATGGTTCTAATCACGTGGATTTAATAACTAGAATTAGTGGTCTATTAGGACCTGAAATGTCCCTACAGTTTAAACAACTAATATCTGTGGTGGCAACTATAAAGAGAATTGAGAGCGATAATAAAAAGATGAACAGAAAGATAGTTTCCATAGTTGAAAACATAGGGGATGAATTTAAAGAAGTGTTTAGATATGACTATGATAGAAAAGATTTCTTCCCTCATGACATAAAAGAAATCAACAGTGTTCAACTTGAGAGAGCTAGGGAATTATTGGGATGGAGCAAAGAAAGGCTCTATACAGAGGTAAAAAACCGAGTATTATTGTTAAGAGGGTTAGCTGAAAAAGGTATTAAGGATTATGAAGACCTAGCAAAGGAATTAGTTAAATACTATACGAGTAACGGTGATAGTATTGAGCGAGAGAAAGCTTAA